A section of the Microbacterium sp. MM2322 genome encodes:
- a CDS encoding universal stress protein → MSGRIVVGYTATTSGRDAVAVASGLAAASGAELDIVLVLPAEGRSVITPPDASYDRYLLGQAETWLAEAAAKVQTGVVHREHARYAESFAEGLVDAADEFGASHLVVGAAEGGARGRHRLGSTTSQLLHSSDVPVILVPRGARKRVTDAGVPRLTVAVGTRAGADVLLEEAVALASATGASLRLVSLVTVDLPASVDTGVIRLAGAAHADKVLADVLAAIPDGVRADIVTAKGDSIEDAVAHLDWLPGELILVGSSRLAQPRRLFLGSLAAKLLSEIPVPMVVVPRTRTPEQSR, encoded by the coding sequence ATGAGCGGGCGCATCGTCGTCGGGTACACGGCGACGACGTCGGGCCGCGACGCGGTGGCGGTCGCGAGCGGTCTGGCCGCGGCATCCGGAGCGGAACTCGACATCGTGCTGGTCCTTCCGGCCGAGGGGCGGAGCGTCATCACCCCGCCCGACGCGTCGTACGACCGCTACCTCCTGGGGCAGGCGGAAACCTGGCTCGCTGAGGCCGCCGCCAAGGTCCAGACGGGCGTCGTGCATCGTGAGCACGCCCGGTACGCCGAGTCGTTCGCCGAGGGCCTCGTCGACGCCGCCGACGAGTTCGGAGCGTCTCACCTGGTCGTGGGGGCAGCCGAAGGCGGCGCTCGCGGCCGGCACCGGCTCGGGTCGACGACGAGCCAGCTGCTGCACTCCTCCGACGTTCCCGTGATCCTCGTTCCGCGCGGTGCCCGCAAGAGGGTGACGGATGCCGGAGTTCCGCGCCTCACCGTCGCCGTCGGCACGCGTGCCGGCGCCGACGTCCTCCTCGAGGAGGCCGTCGCGCTCGCCTCGGCGACCGGCGCCTCGCTGCGGCTCGTCTCCCTCGTGACGGTGGATCTTCCCGCCTCGGTCGACACGGGCGTCATCCGCCTTGCGGGAGCCGCTCACGCCGACAAGGTGCTCGCCGATGTGCTCGCCGCGATCCCCGACGGGGTCCGCGCCGATATCGTGACCGCGAAGGGCGACAGCATCGAGGATGCCGTCGCGCACCTCGACTGGCTCCCGGGCGAGCTGATCCTCGTCGGCTCGAGCCGTCTCGCACAGCCGCGGCGTCTCTTCCTCGGTTCCCTCGCTGCGAAGCTCCTCAGCGAAATCCCGGTGCCGATGGTCGTCGTGCCTCGCACCCGCACCCCCGAACAGTCCCGCTGA
- the secE gene encoding preprotein translocase subunit SecE: MVQDEPNGEVVAAGSGATREKKLNFFQRIALFIRQVIAELRKVVTPTRQELVKFTLVVLGFVVVVMAIVYGLDLFFTWIVNIVFDVPS; the protein is encoded by the coding sequence ATGGTCCAGGATGAGCCGAACGGCGAGGTCGTCGCTGCGGGCAGCGGCGCCACCCGTGAGAAGAAGCTCAACTTCTTCCAGCGGATCGCCCTCTTCATCCGCCAGGTGATCGCAGAACTCCGCAAGGTCGTCACGCCGACCCGGCAGGAGCTGGTCAAGTTCACGCTCGTCGTCCTGGGATTCGTCGTCGTCGTGATGGCCATCGTGTACGGGCTCGACCTGTTCTTCACCTGGATCGTCAACATCGTCTTCGACGTGCCGAGCTGA
- a CDS encoding NAD-dependent succinate-semialdehyde dehydrogenase: MSDYAVIDPATGETHATFPTATADEVEHALATADDAARGWGRTSTPAERADLLRRVAALHRERREDLAKIIVREMGKQIDGALGEVDFAADITEYYADHIDEITADAPIPIEGEGTAVIRKAPLGVLLGVMPWNFPYYQVARFAAPNIAIGNTILLKHAPQCPESAAAIEDLYRDAGFPAGVYTNVYLTNDQAAEVIADSRVQGASVTGSERAGAAVAEVAGRNLKKVALELGGSDPFIVLSVDDLDAVAQAAVDARLDNTGQSCNGAKRFIVIDGLYDAFVEAFTAKMAAASVGDPWSSDTVLGPLSSVAAAERLEKQIQDAAAQGATIVTGGTRDGAFFAPTVLTGVTPEMDVYREELFGPAGVVYRVASEEEAIRLANDTPFGLGSYVYTTDPDQAIRVADQIEAGMVYVNLVLADEAGLPFGGIKRSGTGREMGLLAADEFVNKKLVRIG, translated from the coding sequence ATGAGCGACTACGCCGTCATCGACCCCGCCACAGGCGAGACCCACGCGACCTTCCCGACCGCCACCGCCGACGAGGTCGAACACGCCCTCGCCACGGCAGACGACGCCGCGCGCGGGTGGGGTCGGACCTCGACCCCCGCCGAGCGCGCCGACCTGCTGCGCCGTGTCGCGGCGCTGCACCGCGAGCGCCGCGAGGACCTCGCGAAGATCATCGTCCGAGAGATGGGCAAGCAGATCGACGGCGCCCTCGGCGAGGTCGACTTCGCGGCCGACATCACGGAGTACTACGCCGACCACATCGACGAGATCACGGCCGACGCGCCGATCCCGATCGAGGGGGAGGGGACCGCCGTCATCCGCAAGGCGCCCCTGGGCGTTCTTCTGGGTGTCATGCCGTGGAACTTCCCGTACTACCAGGTGGCGCGCTTCGCGGCGCCGAACATCGCGATCGGCAACACGATCCTGCTGAAGCACGCGCCGCAGTGCCCCGAGTCGGCCGCCGCCATCGAGGACCTCTACCGCGACGCGGGCTTCCCCGCGGGCGTCTACACGAACGTCTACCTGACGAACGACCAGGCCGCCGAGGTCATCGCCGACTCCCGGGTCCAGGGCGCGTCGGTGACCGGATCCGAGCGTGCCGGCGCGGCCGTCGCCGAGGTCGCCGGGCGCAACCTCAAGAAGGTCGCGCTCGAGCTCGGCGGCTCCGACCCGTTCATCGTCCTGTCGGTCGACGATCTCGATGCGGTCGCGCAGGCGGCAGTCGACGCGCGTCTCGACAACACGGGCCAGTCCTGCAACGGCGCCAAGCGGTTCATCGTCATCGACGGTCTCTACGACGCGTTCGTCGAGGCCTTCACGGCGAAGATGGCGGCGGCATCGGTCGGTGACCCGTGGAGCTCCGACACCGTCCTCGGTCCGCTGTCGTCGGTCGCTGCGGCAGAGCGTCTCGAGAAGCAGATCCAGGATGCCGCCGCCCAGGGCGCGACGATCGTCACCGGCGGGACCCGCGACGGCGCGTTCTTCGCCCCGACCGTCCTCACGGGCGTCACGCCCGAGATGGACGTGTACCGGGAGGAGCTCTTCGGCCCCGCTGGCGTCGTCTACCGCGTCGCGAGCGAGGAGGAGGCGATCCGCCTCGCCAACGACACCCCGTTCGGTCTCGGATCGTACGTGTACACGACCGACCCCGATCAGGCGATCCGTGTCGCCGACCAGATCGAGGCGGGCATGGTCTACGTCAACCTCGTCCTCGCCGACGAGGCGGGTCTGCCCTTCGGCGGCATCAAGCGCAGCGGTACGGGGCGCGAGATGGGCCTGCTGGCAGCCGACGAGTTCGTCAACAAGAAGCTCGTCCGCATCGGCTGA
- the rplK gene encoding 50S ribosomal protein L11 produces MAPKKKVTGLIKLQINAGAANPAPPIGPALGQHGVNIMEFCKAYNAATESQRGNVIPVEITVYEDRSFTFVLKTPPAAELIKKAAGVAKGSATPHTTKVAKLTKDQVRQIAETKMPDLNANDIEAASLIIAGTARSMGITVES; encoded by the coding sequence ATGGCACCGAAGAAGAAGGTGACCGGCCTGATCAAGCTTCAGATCAACGCCGGTGCAGCCAACCCGGCGCCGCCGATCGGGCCCGCGCTCGGTCAGCATGGCGTCAACATCATGGAGTTCTGCAAGGCGTACAACGCCGCGACCGAGTCGCAGCGCGGCAACGTCATCCCCGTGGAGATCACCGTCTACGAGGACCGCAGCTTCACCTTCGTCCTGAAGACCCCGCCCGCCGCGGAGCTCATCAAGAAGGCCGCCGGCGTCGCGAAGGGTTCTGCGACCCCGCACACCACCAAGGTCGCGAAGCTCACCAAGGATCAGGTTCGCCAGATCGCCGAGACGAAGATGCCCGACCTGAACGCCAACGACATCGAGGCCGCCTCGCTGATCATCGCCGGCACCGCCCGTTCCATGGGCATCACGGTCGAGAGCTGA
- a CDS encoding NAD-dependent succinate-semialdehyde dehydrogenase: protein MTSRESDLLAQIPNQLFIGGEWADAEGGATLDVFDPSTGEVIRRIADASPADGIRALDAAVAAQEAWAATAPRERSEILRRAFDLVQARKEDLALLMTLEMGKPLAESRGEVAYGGEFLRWFSEEAVRISGRYGMNPEGTGRMIVSQRPVGPSFFITPWNFPLAMATRKIAPALAAGCTVVVKPAELTPLTTLFFVQLLTEAGVPAGVVNVITTASSAAVSGPIISDPRLRKLSFTGSTPVGQKLIAQAAEGVLRVSMELGGNAPFVVFDDADLDKAVDGAMLAKFRNIGQACTAANRFIVHESVAAEFSRRVAERVRDMNVGRGTEDGVQIGPLIDDRAVAKAQQLVGDAVERGARILVGGSALEGPGTFYEPTVVEGVVPGSAILREEIFGPVLAISTFTDEDEAVRLANDTEYGLVSYVFTQDLARGHRMIDRLDTGMMGLNVGVVSNAAAPFGGVKQSGMGREGGLEGIHEYLNVKYTLIPA, encoded by the coding sequence ATGACCTCCCGCGAGTCAGACCTCCTCGCCCAGATCCCGAACCAGCTCTTCATCGGAGGGGAATGGGCGGATGCCGAGGGCGGCGCAACCCTCGACGTGTTCGATCCCTCGACGGGCGAAGTCATCCGCCGCATCGCGGACGCCTCCCCGGCCGACGGCATCCGCGCCCTCGACGCCGCCGTCGCCGCGCAGGAGGCGTGGGCGGCGACCGCACCGCGCGAGCGGAGCGAGATCCTCCGCCGGGCGTTCGACCTCGTCCAGGCCCGCAAGGAGGACCTCGCCCTCCTCATGACGCTCGAGATGGGAAAGCCGCTCGCCGAGTCCCGCGGCGAGGTGGCCTACGGCGGCGAGTTCCTTCGCTGGTTCAGCGAGGAGGCGGTGCGGATCTCCGGCCGGTACGGCATGAACCCCGAAGGAACGGGGCGCATGATCGTCTCGCAGCGGCCCGTCGGTCCGTCCTTCTTCATCACGCCGTGGAACTTCCCGCTCGCGATGGCGACGCGGAAGATCGCCCCCGCGCTCGCCGCGGGGTGCACCGTCGTGGTCAAGCCCGCTGAACTCACGCCGCTGACGACGCTCTTCTTCGTCCAGCTGCTCACCGAGGCGGGTGTGCCCGCCGGCGTCGTGAACGTCATCACGACCGCGTCGTCGGCCGCCGTCTCCGGGCCGATCATCTCCGACCCGCGGCTCCGGAAGCTCTCCTTCACGGGCTCGACCCCCGTCGGGCAGAAGCTCATCGCGCAGGCCGCCGAGGGTGTCCTCCGTGTCTCGATGGAGCTCGGCGGCAACGCCCCCTTCGTCGTGTTCGACGATGCCGACCTCGACAAGGCGGTCGACGGCGCGATGCTCGCGAAGTTCCGCAACATCGGCCAGGCCTGCACGGCGGCGAACCGCTTCATCGTGCACGAGTCGGTGGCCGCCGAGTTCTCCCGCCGTGTCGCCGAACGGGTCCGCGACATGAACGTCGGTCGCGGCACCGAGGACGGTGTGCAGATCGGCCCGCTCATCGACGACCGCGCGGTGGCGAAGGCCCAGCAGCTCGTCGGCGACGCCGTCGAGCGCGGTGCCCGCATCCTCGTGGGCGGCAGCGCGCTCGAGGGCCCCGGCACGTTCTACGAGCCGACGGTCGTCGAGGGCGTCGTCCCCGGCAGCGCGATCCTCCGCGAGGAGATCTTCGGCCCCGTGCTCGCGATCAGCACCTTCACCGACGAGGACGAGGCCGTGCGTCTCGCGAACGACACCGAGTACGGTCTCGTGTCCTACGTGTTCACGCAGGACCTGGCCCGCGGGCACCGCATGATCGACCGTCTCGACACCGGGATGATGGGGCTGAACGTCGGAGTCGTCTCCAACGCGGCAGCGCCCTTCGGCGGTGTGAAGCAGTCGGGCATGGGTCGCGAAGGCGGCCTCGAAGGCATCCACGAGTACCTGAACGTGAAGTACACCCTGATCCCGGCCTGA
- a CDS encoding APC family permease, which produces MSQHAPETTPVSDGGLSKKGLSAGTIGLIGAVVIGISCIAPAYTFTAAIGPTASAVGAQIPAVILVGFIPMLLVAFGYRELNNRMPDAGTSFTWASRAFGPWIGWMAGWGLIVATVLVLSNLAGVAVDFLFLLVSQITGDESIAELAGIPWLNILVCLAFIAGATFISYRDMQTTQKLQYVLVGFQVIVLVFFAIAAISTAVSGGGFDYQPFDLEWFNPFAISSFSALAAGLSLSIFIFWGWDVTLTMNEETKDPERTPGRSATITVIAIVTIYLLLAIAMLMYSGVGEGELGLGNADIQDNVFFFLSGPVLGPLAFLVSLAVLTSSASSLQSTFVSPARTLLAMGHYGALPRRFARVSPRFFTPGYATIASAIVAAAFYAVMRAVSENALWDTILTLGLMICFYYGITAFACVWYFRKQWFDSVRNVFFTFLFPLIGGVILAVLFVTTLIDSANPEYSESGADIFGVGIVFFLGLAIIVLGLVLMLIQARVAPAFFRGQTLSVDAPPSARTLRAESENIR; this is translated from the coding sequence ATGAGCCAGCACGCACCCGAGACGACACCCGTGAGTGACGGCGGCCTCTCGAAGAAGGGTCTCAGCGCGGGGACGATCGGTCTGATCGGCGCCGTCGTCATCGGCATCTCCTGCATCGCGCCCGCCTATACGTTCACCGCGGCGATCGGTCCGACGGCATCGGCGGTCGGAGCGCAGATCCCGGCCGTCATCCTGGTCGGATTCATTCCGATGCTGCTGGTGGCCTTCGGCTACCGCGAACTGAACAACCGGATGCCGGATGCCGGCACGTCGTTCACGTGGGCATCTCGCGCCTTCGGCCCGTGGATCGGATGGATGGCCGGGTGGGGGCTGATCGTCGCCACGGTGCTCGTCCTCTCGAACCTCGCGGGGGTCGCGGTCGACTTCCTCTTCCTGCTCGTTTCGCAGATCACCGGCGATGAGAGCATCGCGGAGCTCGCCGGCATCCCGTGGCTGAACATCCTCGTGTGCCTGGCGTTCATCGCCGGGGCGACCTTCATCTCGTACCGCGACATGCAGACCACGCAGAAGCTGCAGTACGTCCTCGTCGGCTTCCAGGTCATCGTCCTGGTGTTCTTCGCGATCGCTGCGATCTCGACCGCGGTGAGCGGCGGCGGGTTCGACTATCAGCCGTTCGACCTCGAATGGTTCAACCCGTTCGCGATCTCGTCGTTCAGTGCGCTCGCGGCGGGACTCTCGCTGTCGATCTTCATCTTCTGGGGATGGGACGTCACCCTGACGATGAACGAGGAGACGAAGGATCCCGAGCGCACGCCCGGCCGATCGGCGACGATCACGGTGATCGCGATCGTGACGATCTACCTGCTGCTGGCGATCGCCATGCTCATGTACTCGGGCGTCGGCGAGGGCGAGTTGGGGCTGGGCAACGCCGACATCCAGGACAACGTGTTCTTCTTCCTGTCGGGCCCGGTCCTCGGCCCGCTGGCATTCCTCGTCTCGCTGGCCGTCCTCACGAGCTCGGCGTCGTCGCTGCAGTCGACGTTCGTGAGCCCGGCGCGCACTCTGCTCGCCATGGGGCACTACGGCGCGCTGCCCCGGCGGTTCGCCCGAGTGAGCCCGCGGTTCTTCACCCCCGGGTATGCCACCATCGCCTCCGCGATCGTGGCGGCCGCCTTCTACGCCGTCATGCGGGCGGTGAGCGAGAACGCCCTCTGGGACACGATCCTCACCCTCGGTCTCATGATCTGCTTCTACTACGGCATCACCGCGTTCGCCTGCGTCTGGTACTTCCGCAAGCAGTGGTTCGACTCGGTGCGGAACGTGTTCTTCACCTTCCTGTTCCCGCTGATCGGCGGTGTCATCCTGGCCGTGCTCTTCGTCACCACGCTCATCGACTCCGCGAACCCGGAGTACTCCGAGAGCGGTGCCGACATCTTCGGCGTCGGTATCGTGTTCTTCCTCGGCCTCGCCATCATCGTCCTGGGGCTCGTGCTGATGCTCATCCAGGCCCGGGTCGCCCCGGCCTTCTTCCGCGGACAGACCTTGTCCGTCGACGCACCCCCGAGCGCGCGAACGCTGCGCGCAGAAAGCGAGAACATCCGATGA
- a CDS encoding NAD(P)/FAD-dependent oxidoreductase encodes MSEITRDVVIIGAGAAGLTAAHELRKAGLSVAVLEARERVGGRLWTDVIDGAVLELGGQWVSPDQDALIDTVAELGLDTFSRYREGDSVYVGPDGTASRFTGEMFPVSPETERTIDEITRRLDAMVAEIDPDRPYAHPKAEEWDTVTWDAWLRQQTDDDEAVRNLAFATGSAMLTKPTHAFSLLQSLLMAASAGSYSNLVDADFILDKRVVGGLQQVPVLLAERLGDDVLLNRPVRTLEWSDAGVAAHAEGVTVRARSAILALAPVLYNRISFVPPMPRLQHQMHQHISMGFVIKVHAVYETPFWRDKGLSGTAFSPYEICHEAYDNTNHDDPRGTLVAFVADQNADDMFRLSEAERKDAILESLSHYYGPEAKDTVVYYESDWGTEEWTRGAYAASFDMGGLHRYGADLRTPVGPIHFACSDIAGAGYQHVDGAIRMGRLAARNILEDGRV; translated from the coding sequence ATGAGTGAGATCACCCGCGACGTCGTCATCATCGGAGCCGGCGCCGCCGGACTCACCGCGGCGCACGAACTGCGCAAGGCCGGTCTCTCCGTCGCGGTCCTCGAGGCGCGCGAGCGCGTCGGCGGACGCCTCTGGACCGACGTGATCGACGGCGCCGTGCTCGAGCTCGGCGGACAGTGGGTCTCGCCCGATCAGGACGCCCTCATCGACACGGTCGCCGAGCTCGGCCTCGACACCTTCAGCCGCTACCGCGAAGGCGACAGCGTCTACGTCGGGCCCGACGGCACCGCCTCGCGCTTCACGGGGGAGATGTTCCCCGTCAGCCCCGAGACCGAGCGGACGATCGACGAGATCACCCGTCGCCTCGACGCGATGGTCGCCGAGATCGACCCCGACCGCCCCTACGCGCACCCGAAGGCCGAGGAGTGGGACACCGTCACGTGGGACGCGTGGCTGCGCCAGCAGACCGACGACGACGAGGCTGTCCGCAACCTCGCCTTCGCGACCGGGTCCGCCATGCTCACGAAGCCCACGCACGCCTTCTCGCTCCTGCAGTCGCTGCTCATGGCGGCGAGTGCCGGCAGCTACTCGAACCTGGTCGACGCGGACTTCATCCTCGACAAGCGCGTCGTCGGCGGACTCCAGCAGGTGCCGGTGCTGCTCGCCGAGCGCCTCGGCGACGACGTGTTGCTGAACCGGCCGGTCCGGACGCTCGAATGGTCGGATGCCGGTGTCGCGGCGCACGCGGAGGGCGTGACCGTCCGCGCGCGGAGCGCCATCCTCGCCCTCGCCCCCGTGCTCTACAACCGGATCTCCTTCGTCCCCCCGATGCCGCGGCTGCAGCACCAGATGCACCAGCACATCTCGATGGGGTTCGTGATCAAGGTGCACGCGGTCTACGAGACGCCGTTCTGGCGCGACAAGGGACTCTCGGGCACGGCGTTCAGCCCGTACGAGATCTGCCACGAGGCATACGACAACACGAACCACGACGACCCGCGCGGCACGCTGGTCGCCTTCGTCGCGGATCAGAACGCGGATGACATGTTCCGGCTGAGCGAGGCGGAGCGGAAGGACGCCATCCTCGAATCGCTCTCGCACTACTACGGTCCCGAGGCGAAGGACACGGTCGTCTACTACGAGAGCGACTGGGGCACCGAGGAGTGGACGCGCGGCGCCTACGCCGCGAGCTTCGACATGGGCGGGCTGCACCGGTACGGGGCGGACCTGCGCACCCCCGTCGGCCCGATCCACTTCGCGTGCAGCGACATCGCGGGCGCCGGCTACCAGCACGTCGACGGTGCGATCCGAATGGGACGCCTCGCGGCGCGGAACATCCTGGAAGACGGCCGGGTATGA
- a CDS encoding HSP90 family protein: MTDSTAAQQFQVDLRGVIDLLSRHIYSSPRVFLRELLQNAVDAIAARRAMDGGGGRIRITPVSDGSAEFVMRDDGVGLTDTEVADLLATVGRSSKRDIFDLPRGDFLGQFGIGMLSCFMVCDTIVIRSRSAAGSAPVEWTGHSDGTFTVAAYPHDIPIGTSVHLTPRSDTRTLLGTSTIMELAETFGRYLPHTVVVDLPGGGETTVTEPAPFLEGDLERQLAYGRELIGAEPLDVIPLTVPGTQTRGVAFVLPFAPPPGARQSTRVYLRRMLLTERADELLPSWAFFARAVVDSGSLHPTASRESLVDDDALEQTRQELGEAIRRWILDLALQDPLRLSQFVSIHEVALKSLVRHDDELARFIVRWLSVDTTAGRLRIEEVARRFPLVRYAETVDEFRQVASMASAGGILVNGGYLYDADLVRRIPELFPGVEVERVDVVGEIDRLDLAPLDDRAAATSLESRAKAALEDVDVAVRTFERSELPGLFVADPEVLRALDRGRARSAGGALWGGVLDRAASVVSGRGTEELAARLCLNWTNPMIRKLAATPPGRVFDLSVQLLYVQSLLAGHHPLGPNDRALMSTALSELVDRAIDSDTETPPPAEGAS, from the coding sequence GTGACCGACAGTACTGCCGCCCAACAGTTCCAGGTCGACCTCCGCGGAGTCATCGACCTGCTGAGCCGACACATCTACTCGAGCCCGCGCGTGTTCTTGCGCGAACTTCTGCAGAACGCCGTCGATGCGATCGCCGCTCGACGCGCGATGGACGGCGGCGGCGGCCGCATCCGGATCACCCCGGTCAGCGATGGCTCCGCCGAGTTCGTCATGCGTGACGACGGCGTCGGGCTCACCGACACCGAGGTCGCCGATCTGCTGGCCACGGTGGGACGCAGCTCCAAGCGCGACATCTTCGATCTGCCGCGCGGAGACTTCCTCGGACAGTTCGGCATCGGGATGCTGTCGTGCTTCATGGTGTGCGACACGATCGTCATCCGCTCGCGGAGCGCCGCCGGCTCGGCACCCGTGGAATGGACCGGCCACTCCGACGGAACCTTCACCGTCGCTGCATACCCGCACGACATCCCCATCGGCACGAGCGTCCACCTCACGCCGCGCTCCGACACGCGCACTCTGCTCGGCACGAGCACGATCATGGAGCTCGCCGAGACGTTCGGCCGCTACCTGCCGCACACGGTCGTCGTCGACCTGCCCGGCGGCGGCGAGACGACGGTCACCGAGCCGGCCCCCTTCCTCGAAGGAGATCTGGAACGCCAGCTCGCCTACGGTCGCGAACTCATCGGCGCGGAACCCCTCGACGTCATCCCCCTCACCGTGCCCGGCACCCAGACGCGCGGTGTCGCGTTCGTGCTCCCGTTCGCGCCTCCCCCGGGGGCTCGGCAGAGCACACGTGTCTATCTGCGACGGATGCTGCTGACCGAGCGCGCCGACGAACTCCTCCCCTCCTGGGCGTTCTTCGCCCGCGCGGTCGTGGACTCGGGGTCGCTGCATCCGACGGCGAGCCGCGAGTCGCTCGTCGACGACGACGCGCTGGAACAGACGCGGCAGGAGCTCGGCGAGGCGATCCGGCGCTGGATCCTCGACCTCGCGCTGCAGGATCCGCTGCGGCTGTCGCAGTTCGTGTCGATCCACGAGGTCGCCCTGAAATCCCTCGTCCGCCACGACGACGAGCTCGCCCGCTTCATCGTGCGGTGGCTCTCGGTCGACACGACGGCGGGGCGTCTGCGCATCGAAGAGGTGGCGCGCCGGTTCCCGCTCGTGCGCTACGCCGAGACGGTGGACGAGTTCCGTCAGGTGGCGAGCATGGCCTCGGCCGGCGGCATCCTCGTCAACGGCGGCTACCTCTACGACGCCGACCTCGTCCGCCGGATCCCGGAGCTGTTCCCCGGCGTCGAGGTGGAGCGGGTCGACGTGGTCGGCGAGATCGATCGCCTCGACCTCGCGCCCCTCGACGACCGCGCCGCGGCGACGTCGCTCGAAAGCCGCGCGAAGGCCGCTCTCGAGGACGTGGACGTCGCCGTCCGCACGTTCGAGCGATCCGAACTGCCGGGACTGTTCGTCGCTGACCCCGAGGTGCTCCGCGCCCTCGACCGGGGTCGGGCGCGCAGCGCCGGCGGAGCCCTCTGGGGCGGTGTCCTCGATCGCGCCGCGAGCGTCGTCTCGGGGCGCGGGACCGAGGAACTCGCTGCGCGGCTGTGTCTGAACTGGACCAATCCGATGATCCGCAAGCTGGCGGCGACACCGCCCGGCCGCGTGTTCGACCTCAGTGTGCAGCTGCTGTACGTGCAGTCGCTCCTCGCCGGTCACCATCCCCTCGGCCCGAATGACCGCGCCCTCATGTCGACGGCGCTGTCCGAACTCGTCGACCGGGCAATCGACAGCGACACCGAGACCCCTCCCCCCGCAGAAGGAGCATCATGA
- the nusG gene encoding transcription termination/antitermination protein NusG gives MTERYVDDADWSTAAEQSSEDDEAQEGNILADQERSAESAEHAALHIEEDEPVEDEPTGEDAVVIEDPEADRIVNDALEIDQADEAEAAAEVLTESLADEEAERAAAAADEVAPYDGPELGDDDDEDETPEDPYEAFRQELRSLEGKWYVIHSYAGFERKVKANIEQRKSTLEVEDDIYQVEVPMEDVVEIKNGQRKMVNRVRIPGYVLVRMELNEDTWSVVRHTPGVTGFVGNAHNPTPLRFEEAFTMLKPLVEVKEVAPAKGGAATKGSATQARSIVTEVDFEIGETITIKEGSFAGLPGSISEIKPESGKLTVLVSLFERETPVELSFDQVTKQ, from the coding sequence GTGACCGAAAGATATGTGGACGACGCCGACTGGTCGACCGCCGCGGAGCAGTCCAGCGAGGACGACGAGGCCCAGGAGGGCAACATCCTGGCTGATCAGGAGCGTTCCGCAGAGTCCGCCGAGCACGCTGCGCTGCACATCGAAGAGGACGAGCCCGTCGAGGACGAGCCGACCGGAGAGGATGCCGTCGTGATCGAGGACCCCGAAGCAGACCGCATCGTGAACGACGCGCTCGAGATCGACCAGGCCGACGAGGCCGAGGCCGCCGCCGAGGTGCTCACCGAGTCGCTCGCCGACGAAGAGGCCGAGCGCGCCGCTGCCGCCGCCGACGAGGTCGCTCCCTACGACGGTCCCGAGCTCGGTGACGATGACGACGAAGACGAGACCCCCGAAGACCCGTACGAGGCGTTCCGTCAGGAGCTGCGCTCGCTCGAGGGCAAGTGGTACGTCATCCACTCCTACGCCGGCTTCGAGCGCAAGGTGAAGGCCAACATCGAGCAGCGCAAGTCGACGCTCGAGGTCGAGGACGACATCTACCAGGTCGAGGTCCCCATGGAGGACGTCGTCGAGATCAAGAACGGCCAGCGCAAGATGGTCAACCGCGTACGGATCCCCGGCTACGTGCTGGTCCGCATGGAGCTCAACGAGGACACCTGGTCGGTCGTTCGCCACACGCCCGGTGTCACCGGCTTCGTCGGCAACGCCCACAACCCGACCCCGCTGCGTTTCGAAGAGGCCTTCACCATGCTGAAGCCCCTCGTCGAGGTCAAGGAGGTCGCACCCGCCAAGGGTGGCGCCGCCACGAAGGGCTCCGCGACGCAGGCACGCTCGATCGTCACCGAGGTCGACTTCGAGATCGGCGAGACGATCACGATCAAGGAAGGCTCGTTCGCCGGTCTCCCCGGATCGATCTCCGAGATCAAGCCCGAGAGCGGCAAGCTCACGGTCCTCGTCTCGCTGTTCGAGCGTGAGACCCCGGTCGAGCTCAGCTTCGACCAGGTCACCAAGCAGTAA